A single window of Nicotiana sylvestris chromosome 5, ASM39365v2, whole genome shotgun sequence DNA harbors:
- the LOC104224749 gene encoding two-component response regulator ARR17-like, translating to METFASSASSLSISSEPHVLAVDDNLVDRKLVEKLLKKSSCKVTTAEDGLRALEYLGLGAHHDSSTNSNGSKVNMIITDYCMPGMTGYELLKKIKESSIMKDVPVVIVSSENIPTRINQCMEEGAQIFMLKPLKHSDVERLRCQITQC from the exons ATGGAGACCTTTGCTTCTTCTGCTTCATCGTTATCAATTTCAAGCGAACCCCATGTGCTAGCTGTGGATGACAATCTTGTTGATCGTAAACTTGTGGAGAAGTTACTCAAGAAATCCTCTTGCAAAG TAACTACCGCAGAAGATGGTCTGAGGGCTTTGGAGTACTTGGGTTTGGGAGCACATCATGACAGCTCTACAAATAGCAAT GGTTCAAAAGTTAATATGATAATCACAGATTATTGCATGCCAGGAATGACAGGTTATGAACTGCTTAAGAAAATCAAG GAATCGTCGATCATGAAGGATGTGCCGGTTGTGATAGTGTCATCAGAGAATATTCCAACTCGAATTAATCA ATGCATGGAAGAAGGAGCTCAGATTTTCATGCTGAAGCCTCTGAAGCACTCCGATGTCGAAAGGCTTAGATGTCAAATAACGCAATGCTGA